One segment of Streptomyces sp. NBC_00576 DNA contains the following:
- a CDS encoding tyrosine-type recombinase/integrase, which produces MLTFLTGRQGVVWRCIRRWNLEWQVGNAVLDALLSAGSPRLEDLTDTLVRQLVADYHKVDGLHSRRRGLIKLSRVLAGKGIIPAPLHNNESKAGPRSDMLSTVPPEWAEWALRWRKFSTHEPGTIRSMFSVILIAGRWAAEKHPDVISPDQWTRDMAAEYVADTMQATVGQWAGHNRNRSRFGQPIAPGGRAARIDSIRGFFCDLIEWEWIKPRFDPRRVMSMPLSLRAQMGPNPRIIDDGSWAKLMAAGLTLNAEDLNPYGSGRARKAGWKATYYPVEMVRAMVGVWLFGGCRVDEIRRLELDCITWDQGTDDTTGDPFTICLLHIPQNKTSQPFNKPVDPIVGQLIDAWKLIRPPQPDLVDRKNGQKRQHLFCHRGQLVGKDYLNHNILPALCRKSGVPQTDSRGALTSHRARATIATQLLNAREPLSLNDLQQWLGHKHPASTRYYAAILQRTLTAAYKKADYFARNVRTIQVLVDRDSILTGAAAGGEQPWKYYDLGEGYCSYDFFAKCPHRLACARCPFYVPKDSARGQLLAVKDGIDQMLEQLDLTDDEREALEGDREAVTALAERLADTPTPAGPTPRELGTADSFVPLTELMKSIGTGEDHHRPHS; this is translated from the coding sequence ATGCTGACTTTCCTGACAGGTCGTCAGGGTGTGGTGTGGCGATGCATCCGCCGTTGGAATCTGGAGTGGCAGGTCGGCAACGCGGTCCTCGACGCCCTCCTCAGCGCCGGAAGCCCTCGCCTGGAAGACCTCACCGACACCCTCGTGCGCCAACTGGTGGCCGATTACCACAAGGTTGACGGCCTACACAGCCGACGCCGCGGTCTGATCAAACTCTCCCGGGTACTCGCGGGCAAGGGCATCATCCCCGCCCCTCTGCACAACAACGAGAGCAAGGCCGGGCCCCGCTCCGACATGCTCTCCACCGTCCCGCCCGAGTGGGCCGAATGGGCCCTGCGCTGGCGGAAGTTCTCCACGCATGAGCCCGGCACCATCCGCTCGATGTTCTCCGTCATCCTCATCGCCGGACGCTGGGCCGCCGAAAAGCACCCCGACGTCATCTCGCCGGACCAGTGGACCCGGGACATGGCTGCCGAGTACGTCGCCGACACCATGCAGGCCACCGTCGGCCAGTGGGCCGGCCACAACCGCAACCGCAGCCGCTTCGGCCAGCCCATCGCCCCCGGCGGCCGGGCGGCCCGCATCGACAGCATCCGGGGCTTCTTCTGCGACCTCATCGAATGGGAATGGATCAAACCGCGCTTCGACCCCCGCCGCGTGATGAGCATGCCCCTGTCCCTGCGCGCCCAGATGGGGCCGAACCCCAGGATCATCGACGATGGGTCATGGGCCAAGCTCATGGCCGCCGGGCTGACCCTGAACGCCGAGGACCTCAATCCCTACGGCTCCGGCCGGGCCCGCAAAGCCGGCTGGAAGGCCACCTACTACCCCGTCGAGATGGTCCGCGCGATGGTCGGCGTCTGGCTGTTCGGCGGCTGCCGCGTCGACGAAATCCGCCGACTCGAACTGGACTGCATCACCTGGGACCAAGGCACCGACGACACCACCGGCGATCCCTTCACCATCTGCCTGCTGCACATCCCGCAGAACAAGACATCCCAGCCGTTCAACAAGCCGGTCGACCCGATAGTCGGCCAGCTCATCGACGCCTGGAAACTCATCCGACCGCCCCAGCCCGACCTGGTCGACCGCAAGAACGGCCAGAAACGGCAGCACCTGTTCTGCCACCGTGGCCAACTCGTCGGCAAGGACTACCTCAACCACAACATCCTCCCGGCACTCTGCCGCAAGTCCGGCGTCCCACAGACCGACTCCCGCGGAGCGCTGACCAGCCACCGGGCCCGCGCCACCATCGCCACCCAACTGCTCAACGCGCGGGAGCCGTTATCCCTCAACGATCTGCAGCAATGGCTCGGACACAAGCACCCGGCCAGCACCCGCTACTACGCGGCGATCCTGCAGCGCACCCTCACCGCGGCCTACAAGAAAGCCGACTACTTCGCCCGCAACGTCCGTACCATCCAGGTCCTCGTCGACCGCGACTCCATCCTCACCGGAGCCGCCGCAGGCGGCGAACAGCCCTGGAAGTACTACGACCTGGGCGAGGGTTACTGCAGCTACGACTTCTTCGCCAAGTGCCCCCACCGGCTGGCCTGCGCACGCTGTCCGTTCTACGTCCCCAAAGACTCCGCTCGCGGCCAACTCCTGGCCGTCAAGGACGGCATCGACCAAATGCTCGAACAACTCGACCTCACAGATGACGAGCGCGAAGCCCTCGAAGGAGACCGCGAAGCTGTCACCGCCCTCGCCGAACGCCTCGCGGACACCCCCACCCCAGCGGGCCCCACGCCCAGGGAACTGGGGACGGCCGACAGCTTCGTCCCTCTCACTGAACTCATGAAGTCGATCGGAACTGGAGAGGACCACCACAGGCCGCACTCCTGA
- a CDS encoding SMI1/KNR4 family protein, whose protein sequence is MNIDQADPAEVAVLRAVFDADDGGESALGWEAVHGFETDHGIVLPEPYRTFVAEITDGSYSGPPEYGLLSVAELPDDWGDDEQERDLSKPFPLAEAWMWEEDPDRSEDADELLEQVYNHGSVVLGTDGCAMNWHLIVTGPHRGHVWLISDVGAVPFGEQFGFTTAEPGFAGWVRHWAANKPWYDAA, encoded by the coding sequence ATGAATATTGATCAAGCCGATCCTGCTGAGGTGGCGGTACTTCGTGCGGTGTTCGATGCCGATGACGGAGGCGAGTCGGCTCTTGGCTGGGAGGCAGTCCATGGCTTCGAGACAGACCACGGGATCGTGCTGCCCGAGCCGTATCGGACCTTTGTCGCTGAGATAACGGACGGTTCGTACTCCGGGCCGCCCGAGTACGGACTGCTGTCGGTGGCGGAGCTGCCGGACGACTGGGGCGATGACGAGCAGGAACGCGACCTGAGCAAGCCGTTCCCGCTGGCGGAGGCGTGGATGTGGGAGGAAGACCCGGACCGGTCCGAGGATGCCGACGAACTCCTTGAACAGGTCTACAACCACGGCTCGGTCGTGCTCGGCACCGACGGGTGCGCGATGAACTGGCATCTCATCGTCACGGGACCTCACCGAGGGCACGTCTGGCTGATCAGTGACGTCGGTGCTGTCCCCTTCGGCGAGCAGTTCGGGTTCACCACTGCTGAGCCTGGCTTTGCTGGCTGGGTCCGGCATTGGGCGGCGAACAAGCCCTGGTATGACGCTGCGTGA
- a CDS encoding pirin family protein — MSNLDRAPVPSVCGGRGFVVAEPVRELLSPRRVKLGEGTEVRRLLPNLGRRMIGAWAFVDHYGPDDIADEPGMQVPPHPHMGLQTVSWLHEGEVLHRDSTGSLQTIRPRELGLMTSGRAISHSEESPRSHARFLHGAQLWVALPDSHRHTDPHFEHHSGLPTVTAPGVTATVILGDLDGATSPGTTYTPIVGADLALTADADVRLPLVPDFEYGVLAMSGEVHVDGVPVQPGSMLYLGCGRAELPLRAASDASVMLLGGEPFEEELIMWWNFVGRSQEEIVQAREDWAKGTRFGEVKGYDGAPLRAPTLPETPLKPRGRVR; from the coding sequence ATGAGCAACCTTGACCGCGCGCCCGTCCCCAGCGTCTGTGGCGGCCGCGGATTCGTCGTCGCCGAACCCGTGCGTGAACTGCTGAGCCCTCGGCGCGTAAAACTCGGCGAGGGCACCGAGGTACGGCGGCTGCTGCCGAACCTCGGCCGGCGCATGATCGGCGCGTGGGCCTTCGTCGACCACTACGGGCCGGACGACATCGCCGACGAGCCCGGCATGCAGGTGCCGCCGCACCCCCACATGGGCCTCCAGACGGTGAGCTGGCTGCACGAGGGCGAAGTGCTGCACCGCGACTCGACCGGCAGCCTCCAGACGATCCGCCCCCGCGAACTGGGCCTCATGACCTCCGGCCGAGCCATCAGCCACTCCGAGGAGAGCCCCAGATCCCACGCGCGGTTCCTGCACGGGGCGCAGCTGTGGGTCGCCCTGCCGGACAGTCACCGGCACACCGACCCCCACTTCGAACACCACTCCGGTCTGCCCACGGTCACGGCCCCCGGCGTGACGGCGACCGTGATCCTCGGCGACCTCGACGGCGCGACCTCGCCCGGCACGACGTACACCCCGATCGTCGGCGCCGATCTGGCACTCACCGCCGACGCCGACGTACGCCTGCCGCTCGTGCCCGACTTCGAGTACGGGGTGCTGGCGATGTCCGGGGAGGTGCACGTCGACGGGGTGCCGGTGCAGCCGGGCTCGATGCTCTACCTCGGCTGCGGCCGCGCCGAACTCCCGCTGCGCGCCGCGTCCGACGCGAGCGTGATGCTCCTGGGCGGTGAGCCGTTCGAGGAGGAGCTGATCATGTGGTGGAACTTCGTCGGCCGGTCTCAAGAAGAGATCGTACAGGCCCGTGAGGACTGGGCGAAGGGGACCCGTTTCGGCGAGGTGAAGGGCTACGACGGTGCCCCGCTCCGCGCACCAACTCTGCCCGAGACGCCGCTGAAGCCACGGGGAAGAGTGCGCTGA